In Delphinus delphis chromosome 18, mDelDel1.2, whole genome shotgun sequence, the following proteins share a genomic window:
- the UPF3A gene encoding regulator of nonsense transcripts 3A isoform X8, with amino-acid sequence MRSQKEGEGGPGLPVTTRGPSGKEKPSPTESHFRRESQRREPEAPVAWSSGCGGGAVEPREEKRTVLSKVVIRRLPPSLTKEQLEQQLHPLPAHDYFGLFTADLSLYPHLYSRAYINFRNPDDILLFRDRFDGYIFIDSKGLEYPAVVEFAPFQKTAKKKLKKKDTQAGSIEDDPEYKKFLETYCVEEEKTNANAEALLGDIEAKTRELIGPTRLAAVPAQRWHPSP; translated from the exons ATGCGCTcgcagaaggagggagaggggggccCAGGGTTGCCCGTTACTACGCGGGGTCCGAGCGGGAAGGAGAAGCCGTCGCCCACAGAAAGCCACTTCCGCCGGGAGTCTCAGCGGCGGGAGCCTGAAGCGCCAGTAGCCTGGTCCTCCGGCTGTGGGGGCGGTGCAGTCGAACCTCGCGAGGAAAAGAGGACGGTCCTCAGCAAG GTGGTCATCCGGCGGCTTCCTCCCAGCCTCACCAAGGAGCAGCTGGAACAGCAGCTTCACCCCCTTCCTGCACACGATTACTTCGGGCTCTTTACTGCTGATCTCAG TCTTTATCCTCATCTCTATTCAAGAGCATACATTAATTTTAGAAATCCTGATGACATCCTGCTTTTTAGAGATCGTTTTGATGGATATATCTTCATTGACAGTAAAG GCCTAGAATATCCTGCAGTGGTAGAATTTGCTCCATTCCAGAAGACAGCCAAaaagaagctaaagaaaaaagacaccCAAGCTGGAAGCATTGAAGACG ATCCAGAATATAAGAAGTTTTTAGAAACTTACTGTGTGGAGGAGGAGAAAACTAATGCCAATGCTGAAGCTCTTCTGGGGGACATAGAGGCAAAGACAAGAGAACTTATTG